The Maylandia zebra isolate NMK-2024a linkage group LG7, Mzebra_GT3a, whole genome shotgun sequence genome contains a region encoding:
- the LOC143419535 gene encoding uncharacterized protein LOC143419535: MFYRFVLVLVVFLSLFLLFSPVSGDPEQRSFVYSKDQLLALSPAAVLPADRPDIPSELRRKRRGCRAGKERRRPRRRRYRPSLPSVIIGNVRSLPNKMDELMSLTWSQREYRQCSIMMLTELWLTSLTPDTSVTLPGFQLLRADRTRDSGKRKGGGLAVFVNDRWCNPGHITVKEQLCSRDIELLAVSMRPYYLPREFSHVIAITAYVPPSANADAACDSLHSVVSRLQTQSPRALLIISGDFNHASLDSTLPTFTQYVTCPTRVNKTLDLLYANAEEAYSSSPLPPLGRSDHNLVHLVPVYEPLVRREPPATRTVQRWSEESEEALKDCFESTVWEVICDDHGEDIDSLTTCITDYINFCVDNTVPTRTVRCFSNNKPWITPEIKTVLKQKRRAFKSRDKEELKRVQSRGGAWGWLTGLKPGLFCQKPGVFWSVIFS, translated from the coding sequence ATGTTCTACCGTTTTGTGCTAGTCCTGGTCgtttttctcagtttatttctacttttttcacccgtgtctggggacccagagcagagatcctttgtttacagtaaggatcagctgttagcgctgAGTCCTGCAGCGGTACTGCCGGCGGACAGACCCGATATTCCCAGCgagctgaggaggaaaagacggGGGTGTCGTGCTGGGAAGGAGCGCCGTCGCCCGAGAAGGAGACGTTATCGACCATCTCTTCCTTCTGTAATTATTGGAAACGTAAGATCTTTGCCCAATAAGATGGATGAGCTCATGTCGCTAACCTGGTCACAGAGGGAGTACCggcaatgtagcatcatgatgctaacgGAGTTGTGGCTAACATCGCTAACTCCGGACACAAGCGTGACACTACCGGGATTCCAGCTGCTGCGAGCGGACAGGACGAGAGACAGcggtaagaggaaaggagggggactggcagtttttgtgaacgacagatggtgtaaccctgggcacatcactgtaaaagagcaactctgcagcagagacattgagctgTTAGCCGTTAGCATGCGTCCGTACTACCTGCCCCGGGAGTTCTCGCATGTTATTGCGATAACAGCGTATGTCCCCCCCTCGGCCAacgcggatgcagcctgtgactctctccactctgtggtcagcagactgcaaacacaatcaccgagagcccttctcataatatcaggggacttcaatcatgcctcactggactccacactgcccaccttcacccagtatgtgacctgcccaaccagagtcaataaaacactggacttactgtatgccaatgcagaagaggcatacagttcatcacctctccctcccctgggcagatctgatcacaacctggtgcaccttgtccctgtgtatgagcccttagtgcgcagggagccaccagccacccgcacagtgcagagatggtcagaggagagcgaggaggctcttaaggattgttttgagtcgactgtgtgggaggtgatttgtgatgaccacggtgaggacatcgacagccttactacatgcattactgactatataaacttctgtgtggataacactgtacctaccaggactgtacggtgtttctccaacaacaaaccttggattaccccagaaattaaaaccgtcctcaagcagaagaggagggccttcaaatccagagacaaagaggagttgaaaagggtgcagagcaggggcggagcgtgggggtggcttacggggcttaagcccgggttgttttgtcagaagcccggggtattttggagtgtaattttttcatag